In the Sulfurovum zhangzhouensis genome, one interval contains:
- the rbbA gene encoding ribosome-associated ATPase/putative transporter RbbA → MKSIVSLLNLSHHYGDTMAVDNVSLDIPKGCMVGLIGPDGVGKSTILALISGVRKIQEGSVKVFDGDMRFKKHRSSIGPRIAYMPQGLGKNLYMSLSVEENVDFFGRLFGQEKAERKARIDELLESTGLSHFRDRPAGKLSGGMKQKLGLCCALIHDPDLLILDEPTTGVDPLSRRQFWELVERIRTRREGMSVIVASAYMEEAERFDWIVAMDDGKILATGTPDELYLLTETNNLDDAFIALLPESKRRGYKTLVVPPRTDMNYKNSEEAIIAKGLTMRFGDFTAVEDVSFSIERGEIFGFLGSNGCGKTTTMKMLTGLLNPSEGEAWLFGHPSDAQDIATRRRVGYMTQGFSLYSELTVRQNLKLHAQLFHLPPPEIEPRIKEMLEHFDLEHYADSFAAELPLGIRQRLSLAVAVVHNPQILILDEPTSGVDPVSRDRFWELLIDLSRNQGVTIFVSTHFMNEGERCDRISLMHQGKVLASDTPETLIHARNKENLEDAFIDYLTEADESKEQSKSIQASHSFPKSVPQNRYFSPLRLLGYTYRESLELIRDPIRLIFALFGTIFLMLTLGYGINMDVEDLRFAVLDRDQTPQSRSYIQNISGSRYFLEQPEIKSSEELDLRMRSGEISLALEIPPGFGRELMKGKSVQVGVWVDGAMPFIAETIRGYVKGMHYDYLVQQTKEQLGYTPVLSAVNIEMRYRYNQDFKSIYAMVPAVIPLLLVFIPSILMALSVVREKELGSITNFYATPVTRLEFLLGKQLPYIVISMIGYFGLVFFAITLFGVPLKGSLLILSLGALLFVTATTGLGLLMSSFAKTQIAALAATAIFTLLPTVSFSGLQEPVSALEGAGAVIGNIFPATYFINISRGIFSKALEFNDLSHDFAVLTATVVVITLLSMIALKKQEA, encoded by the coding sequence ATGGGGTTGGAAAATCAACGATATTAGCATTAATTTCTGGTGTGAGAAAAATACAGGAGGGATCTGTCAAAGTCTTTGATGGAGACATGCGCTTCAAAAAACACCGGAGCAGTATCGGTCCTCGAATTGCCTATATGCCACAGGGACTTGGGAAAAACCTGTATATGTCACTTTCGGTCGAAGAAAATGTCGATTTTTTCGGTCGTCTTTTTGGACAAGAAAAAGCCGAGCGTAAAGCAAGGATTGATGAACTTCTTGAAAGTACGGGTCTTTCTCATTTCCGTGATCGTCCTGCAGGAAAGCTTTCCGGTGGTATGAAGCAAAAACTGGGTCTTTGCTGTGCACTTATTCATGATCCTGATCTATTAATCCTTGATGAACCGACAACAGGGGTCGATCCTCTTTCTCGCCGTCAATTCTGGGAACTAGTTGAACGAATAAGGACTCGTCGAGAGGGGATGAGTGTTATTGTTGCTTCAGCCTATATGGAGGAAGCCGAACGATTCGACTGGATCGTTGCAATGGATGATGGCAAGATATTAGCTACAGGTACACCGGATGAATTGTACCTATTAACCGAAACCAACAATCTTGATGATGCCTTTATCGCATTACTTCCTGAGTCAAAGCGACGAGGATACAAAACACTTGTTGTGCCGCCACGAACCGATATGAACTATAAAAATAGTGAAGAAGCTATCATCGCCAAGGGGCTAACTATGCGTTTTGGTGACTTCACTGCAGTTGAAGATGTGAGTTTTAGTATTGAACGTGGAGAGATCTTTGGCTTTCTGGGATCAAACGGTTGTGGTAAGACTACAACAATGAAAATGCTCACAGGATTACTCAACCCAAGCGAAGGGGAAGCATGGCTCTTTGGTCATCCTTCTGATGCCCAAGATATAGCAACACGTCGTAGAGTAGGTTACATGACCCAGGGCTTTTCACTTTATTCAGAGCTCACGGTCAGGCAAAACCTGAAACTACACGCCCAGCTCTTTCATCTTCCGCCACCTGAAATAGAACCTAGGATCAAAGAGATGCTAGAACATTTTGACCTGGAACATTATGCTGACAGTTTTGCGGCAGAACTTCCTCTTGGTATCAGGCAACGTCTCTCTTTAGCTGTGGCTGTCGTCCATAACCCCCAGATACTGATTCTTGATGAGCCTACTTCCGGCGTTGATCCTGTCTCTCGTGACCGTTTTTGGGAACTGCTCATTGACCTCTCACGAAATCAAGGCGTTACGATCTTTGTCTCAACCCATTTTATGAATGAAGGGGAACGCTGTGACCGGATCTCTTTGATGCATCAAGGAAAAGTATTGGCCAGCGATACTCCAGAAACCTTGATCCATGCCCGAAATAAAGAAAACCTTGAAGATGCATTTATAGACTACCTCACAGAGGCTGATGAAAGTAAAGAACAATCCAAAAGTATTCAGGCATCACACTCATTTCCTAAATCAGTACCTCAGAATCGATATTTCAGTCCCCTGCGTCTTCTTGGATATACTTACCGCGAATCTTTGGAACTAATTCGTGATCCTATCCGACTAATTTTTGCTCTATTTGGAACGATTTTCTTGATGTTAACGCTCGGGTATGGAATCAACATGGATGTAGAGGACCTACGTTTTGCGGTGCTTGACCGAGATCAAACACCCCAAAGTCGTTCTTATATACAAAATATTTCGGGGTCTCGTTATTTTCTCGAACAGCCTGAAATCAAGTCATCTGAAGAACTTGATTTGAGAATGCGCAGTGGAGAAATTTCCCTGGCACTTGAAATACCTCCGGGATTTGGCCGGGAACTAATGAAGGGAAAGTCTGTACAGGTTGGCGTTTGGGTAGATGGAGCTATGCCATTTATAGCTGAGACCATTCGTGGATATGTCAAAGGTATGCATTATGACTACCTGGTTCAACAGACAAAAGAGCAGTTAGGATATACTCCCGTTCTCTCGGCAGTCAATATCGAAATGCGTTATCGGTATAATCAGGACTTTAAAAGTATCTATGCAATGGTACCGGCCGTTATCCCTCTGCTCCTGGTCTTTATCCCATCTATTCTTATGGCACTAAGTGTAGTTCGTGAAAAGGAACTTGGTTCTATCACCAATTTCTACGCTACACCGGTAACACGGTTGGAATTCTTATTGGGGAAACAGCTACCTTATATTGTTATCAGTATGATTGGCTATTTTGGCTTGGTGTTTTTTGCTATTACACTTTTTGGAGTACCTCTTAAAGGAAGTTTATTGATCTTAAGTCTTGGTGCACTGCTTTTTGTTACGGCAACTACAGGCTTGGGACTTTTGATGTCTTCTTTTGCAAAAACGCAAATCGCTGCACTAGCTGCAACAGCTATCTTCACATTATTACCGACTGTAAGTTTTTCTGGACTACAAGAACCGGTCAGTGCACTCGAAGGTGCCGGAGCAGTAATCGGGAACATATTTCCGGCAACATATTTTATCAATATAAGCCGTGGTATCTTCAGTAAAGCACTTGAATTTAATGATCTTAGTCATGACTTTGCAGTTCTTACAGCAACCGTAGTCGTCATCACGCTACTCAGTATGATAGCATTGAAAAAGCAGGAGGCCTAA
- a CDS encoding ABC transporter permease, with protein sequence MKKRLLNIYRLGIKELQSLWHDKIMAVLIIYTFSFAIYLGATATSSELNKVPIAFIDEDHSALSARIMGAFYKPRFLPPDLVDADKADLGMDKGIYTFVLIIPASFEKEILHGNQPTIQLNIDATRMSQAGIGAGYIQQIIHNEINTFLQGSSVTTQLPIELVTRIKFNPALESTWFGSIMEFIEQISLLSIILSGAALIREREHGTLEHLLVMPLSATEIMLSKVWSMGAVVLVAAALSLEFVIKRILDIPIAGSEGLFLFGAFLMLFSTTSMGIFMGTVARSMPQLGLIIIITILPLQILSGAITPFESMPQALQNVMLLMPTSHFVSMAQAILYRGAGLDVVWVDMFWIFIIGMFFFLFSLSIFKKSLN encoded by the coding sequence ATGAAAAAACGTCTTCTAAATATCTATCGTCTAGGTATCAAAGAACTTCAAAGCCTATGGCATGACAAAATTATGGCTGTACTGATTATCTATACTTTTTCTTTCGCTATCTACCTTGGCGCAACAGCAACATCTTCGGAATTAAATAAAGTACCAATTGCTTTTATAGATGAAGATCATTCGGCACTATCTGCGAGAATTATGGGGGCTTTTTATAAACCCCGCTTCCTCCCTCCTGATTTAGTTGATGCAGACAAGGCTGATCTTGGAATGGATAAAGGGATCTACACGTTTGTACTCATTATTCCTGCCTCTTTTGAAAAAGAAATACTTCATGGTAATCAACCAACAATTCAACTTAATATCGATGCTACACGCATGTCTCAGGCAGGTATTGGGGCCGGATATATACAACAGATCATTCATAATGAAATAAATACCTTTTTACAAGGCTCTTCAGTTACTACACAACTTCCTATAGAGCTAGTAACCCGGATTAAATTCAACCCTGCACTTGAAAGTACTTGGTTCGGTAGTATCATGGAGTTCATTGAACAAATCTCTTTACTTTCGATCATTCTCTCAGGTGCAGCACTCATCAGGGAGCGTGAGCATGGGACGCTTGAGCATCTGCTTGTTATGCCCTTAAGCGCTACAGAAATTATGTTATCGAAAGTATGGTCTATGGGAGCTGTTGTACTGGTCGCTGCAGCCCTTTCTCTGGAGTTTGTCATCAAAAGGATACTTGATATTCCTATAGCAGGGTCTGAAGGGCTCTTTTTGTTTGGAGCATTTTTGATGCTTTTTTCAACAACTTCAATGGGGATTTTCATGGGAACTGTTGCCAGATCTATGCCACAGCTTGGTCTTATTATCATTATTACCATTTTACCGCTTCAGATACTTTCGGGAGCTATCACACCTTTTGAGAGTATGCCTCAAGCGCTACAGAATGTTATGCTACTGATGCCTACAAGTCATTTTGTCAGTATGGCACAAGCCATCCTTTATCGTGGAGCTGGCTTGGATGTAGTATGGGTTGATATGTTTTGGATTTTCATAATTGGAATGTTTTTTTTCCTGTTTTCACTTTCAATTTTCAAAAAGAGTTTAAATTAA
- a CDS encoding patatin-like phospholipase family protein, which produces MGYTNIRYWGDKTAHYTYTRENLKRLEANKTFRKRIDILALSGGAEDGAYGAGFLKGWSERGDRPQFTVVTGISTGALIAPFAFMGSKYDNVIQRLYTESSQKNIVLFSPIEALFGASLGDSAPLRKILTEEINDVFVADLAKEASKGRMLQIGTTNLDAQRPVVWDITKIALSGRSDAPKLIRDIMLASSSIPGVFPPVLIDVVINGKKHEEVHVDGGVTRQIFVYPRDLDIRKLQRMLHIHPQQNMWLIRNTKVDPEYKPVSLSVSDVAERSIYTLTKYQGLGDLVNIISLAKRDGFNVQITNVPKSFDVPLKEVFDKKYMNALYQVGYEKGRSKSAWNTTLNY; this is translated from the coding sequence ATGGGTTATACAAACATTCGTTACTGGGGTGACAAAACAGCGCATTATACCTATACAAGAGAAAATCTAAAGAGACTTGAAGCCAATAAAACTTTTCGCAAAAGAATAGATATACTTGCCCTTTCAGGTGGTGCTGAAGACGGAGCATATGGTGCAGGTTTTTTAAAGGGTTGGAGTGAACGTGGAGATAGACCTCAGTTCACTGTGGTTACTGGCATATCGACCGGTGCACTGATTGCTCCTTTTGCATTCATGGGATCAAAGTATGATAATGTGATACAAAGGCTCTATACAGAGTCCTCTCAAAAAAATATCGTCTTATTTTCACCGATTGAAGCACTTTTTGGTGCTTCACTAGGAGATTCGGCACCACTTAGAAAGATTCTCACTGAAGAGATAAATGACGTTTTCGTAGCCGATTTAGCAAAGGAAGCAAGTAAAGGACGTATGCTGCAGATCGGTACTACCAATCTTGATGCACAGCGCCCAGTTGTTTGGGATATTACTAAAATTGCTTTAAGTGGTCGTTCAGATGCACCAAAACTTATTAGGGATATTATGTTGGCCTCATCTTCCATTCCGGGAGTCTTTCCTCCAGTACTAATAGATGTAGTGATTAATGGGAAGAAGCATGAGGAAGTTCATGTAGACGGTGGTGTAACCAGACAGATATTCGTATACCCGCGTGACCTGGATATTCGAAAACTGCAACGTATGTTACATATACATCCTCAACAAAATATGTGGTTGATACGAAATACCAAGGTAGACCCTGAATATAAACCTGTTTCCCTTTCAGTTAGTGATGTTGCAGAACGGTCTATTTATACCTTGACAAAATACCAAGGTCTGGGTGACCTTGTTAATATCATATCATTAGCTAAACGTGATGGATTTAATGTACAAATAACCAATGTACCAAAGAGTTTTGATGTACCTCTAAAAGAGGTTTTTGACAAAAAATATATGAATGCACTTTATCAAGTGGGATATGAAAAGGGGCGTTCAAAGT